The DNA region AAACTTTCATCGAAAAAAACTCCCGGTGAAGACCTTCTGGAGAACAGGACGATTCGGCTTTTACCGGATCAAGCCTTGCAATTAATGGTATCGTTATTCAACAGCGTACTAACTTTTGAATACATCCCGAAAGTTTGGAAATCGGCGAATATAATCATGATCCCAAAAGCAGGAAAATCGCCGACTGACGTGGACTCATTCAGGCCCATTAGTATTCTACCATCCCTGGGAAATATCATGGAAAGGCTGATCCTGAACAGGCTACTGACTTACGAGAATGTCACCAGTGCAATTCCGGAATTCCAGTTCGGCTTTCGTCCTCAACATGGAACTCCTGAGCAGTTGCACAGAGTTGTCAACTTTGTTTTAGAAGCCTTGGAGAAGGAGTATGCAGTTGTTGCCTTCCTTGACATCCAGCAGGCTTTTGACAGAGTGTGGCACCCAGTTGGGTAGCAGTGTGCTAATCTTAAGATTAAAATTTTCACATTAATacaagttaaaaaaaaaccactaCCACTACAAGTGACggatatatacaaatatatataaagctttcatttttttgtctaGTTTTAAATACTTATATTCCTGGAAACCATGCAATGTGTTATTACTTCCGCATGTAAATTTTTATTACTTCTTTCATTTTGTACGTTTTTGGGAGATTCCCAGACTCTTATCAGAATTAGGATTTGTCATCGCTTGTTATCAAAACGGAATTCTCAGCATTCTCTATGGtccaattaaatataatatattatgcCAAAGGTGTCAAAGGTTCTGAGCACATATGATAAGACGCCTATAAAAGTCAGGCCGCTAGCCTCAGAGCTGCAGAAGCGTTTTTAAGCTGGTCCTACTCGCATTTACggtttattaaaaaagaacGAACATGTTTAAATTGACAATCATCCTGCTCCTAGTGCTGATTGTTGGGGATCGCAATAGATCTCTGGCAGGTATATCGAAAAGTGTGAGTCAATCGGAGGACTTGCAAGCCCGCTGCAACGGATACTGCTTCTCCAGTATGAGGTCAATGATGGATTTCATTGTTGCCAACCAGGATCAGTGGAACACCTGTAAGGCGATTATAGCGAACGACACCAGGGCGGACCAGAACCAGGTGAAGGCACAGCTGTCTGGACTGCAGGAAACCGTAACCGGGATGCAAAACCAGCAGCAGATCTTATCCAAGGACTTCGAGGACCGACTGGGCAGGCTAGACAGCCAAATGGCAGTCACGGGGGAGGTCCTAACAAACCAAGTAAAAGCAGCGCTGTCTGGACTGCAGGAAACCGTAACCGGGATGCAAAACCAGCAGCAGATCTTATCCAAGGACTTCGAGGACCGACTGGGCAGGCTAGACAGCCAATTGGCAGCCATTAACGAGATCCTGACAAACCATACATCACTGCAGCCAAAGGCAGTGACGACGGAAAAAATCCCCCCGCCAAAGTTTGAGCTAATAGGCTCTAGATATTTCTATATCGAACAAAATATTAAGCTAAATTGGTTTGCTGCGGCGAACCAATGTCGTGAAATGGGGGGTCACCTGGCGACTTTTAAAGACAAAGATGAGATGCTTTTAATGCAACCTAAAATGTCTTCATCCATCTGGCTGGGAATTAACTGTCTGTCTAAGAGGTACGACCACGTGTCCTCTGCTTCTGGTAAGCCAGCTTCCTATTTCAATTGGGGTCTGAGTGAACCACTAATCAACAACGATACGCAGAGGTGTGTTAAATTAGACGAAACTTTGGAAATGTGGTATTATGATTGTGCAAGTAGTTGTAAATTTATTTGCCAAGCAGATGATTCATATTAAgaataataaatattcaatttcTATTGAGGACCCTATAATTCCAAGATCAAGTCGTTAAAATAACATGTCCATCTCGGAGATTTCCTAATAAATATGAGATTTTTAAGATcgattttaaaatgttcagAACACATTATAAatgaaattataaataaaattctatTGTGTGCtagaaatataaatgtttttgtGCTTCAGGGCGGAACTTCTTAAAATCTAAAAGAAGCCAGTGAAATGT from Drosophila subpulchrella strain 33 F10 #4 breed RU33 chromosome 2L, RU_Dsub_v1.1 Primary Assembly, whole genome shotgun sequence includes:
- the LOC119547265 gene encoding accessory gland protein Acp29AB-like gives rise to the protein MFKLTIILLLVLIVGDRNRSLAGISKSVSQSEDLQARCNGYCFSSMRSMMDFIVANQDQWNTCKAIIANDTRADQNQVKAQLSGLQETVTGMQNQQQILSKDFEDRLGRLDSQLAAINEILTNHTSLQPKAVTTEKIPPPKFELIGSRYFYIEQNIKLNWFAAANQCREMGGHLATFKDKDEMLLMQPKMSSSIWLGINCLSKRYDHVSSASGKPASYFNWGLSEPLINNDTQRCVKLDETLEMWYYDCASSCKFICQADDSY